One stretch of Tenacibaculum sp. MAR_2010_89 DNA includes these proteins:
- a CDS encoding penicillin-binding protein 1A, which yields MTEEKTTNFRKYIKWFWGIILGGFLSICLLFLLASWGAFGPLPSFEELENPKSDLATEVISIDGKTLGKYYVKANRTPIQYKDLPQNLVKALVATEDERFYEHSGIDFRGLARAVSKLGAGGGASTITQQLAKNLFTGRASTNKIKRVLQKLKEWVVAVKLERQYTKEEIITMYLNTQGFLFNATGIRSAARIYFGKEPKELDIQESAILVAMLKNPRQYNPYRERSKKKSLRRRNVVFSQMKKNGLLTDKEKDSLQKLPLKISFTPESHSDGLATYFRENLKQFLKRWAKDNPKSNGESYNIYKDGLKVYVTIDSRMQKYAEEALTTHMANLQSFFNKEQKNNKTAPFYDLEKSEIASTIRRAKQNSNRYKRMKAAGKSEKEIDKAFKTETDMRVFSWKGDRDTVMTPYDSIRYYKYFLRSGLVSIEPQTGHIKAWVGGINNKYFKYDAVQQQKRQVGSTFKPFVYATAINQLKMSPCDKLPNTPYTIPKEKYGMPKDWTPKNSNDKYGGELTLRDALAQSTNVVTAQLIDKVSPINVARLAASAGIKSKIEANPSIALGAIDLSLIEMVSAYSTFANKGLRVSPMMITRIEDKNGTVLQEFVPETKEVLSEESAYVILDLMKGVTLSGSGARLRSAWTRRKEATTGFPYKFTNPIAGKTGTTQNQSDGWFMGIVPNLATGVWTGGEDRATHFYGIGLGQGATMSLPTWGLFMKKCYEDKTLNISKEDFEKPPGELTININCEKEPEVKEGEEKKEEKKEEEDTDF from the coding sequence ATGACAGAAGAAAAAACAACTAATTTTAGAAAATATATTAAATGGTTTTGGGGAATCATTTTAGGTGGATTTCTTTCTATTTGCTTACTATTTTTATTGGCATCATGGGGAGCTTTTGGACCATTACCATCGTTTGAAGAGTTAGAAAACCCTAAGAGTGATTTAGCTACAGAAGTAATTTCTATTGACGGAAAAACATTAGGGAAATATTATGTAAAAGCTAATAGAACCCCAATTCAATATAAAGATTTACCTCAAAACTTAGTAAAAGCTCTCGTTGCAACTGAAGATGAGCGCTTTTATGAACATTCAGGTATTGATTTTAGAGGATTGGCCAGAGCAGTTTCTAAATTAGGAGCTGGAGGAGGAGCAAGTACTATTACTCAACAACTTGCAAAAAATCTTTTTACAGGAAGAGCTTCAACAAATAAAATTAAAAGGGTTCTTCAAAAACTTAAAGAATGGGTAGTTGCTGTAAAACTTGAACGACAATATACTAAAGAGGAAATTATAACTATGTATTTAAATACGCAAGGATTTCTTTTTAATGCAACAGGTATACGTTCTGCAGCTCGTATTTATTTTGGAAAAGAGCCAAAAGAATTAGATATACAAGAGTCTGCTATTTTAGTAGCAATGCTAAAAAACCCTAGACAGTATAATCCTTACAGAGAACGTTCAAAAAAGAAATCTTTACGACGTAGAAATGTTGTGTTTTCTCAAATGAAAAAAAATGGGTTATTAACTGATAAAGAAAAAGATTCATTACAAAAATTACCATTAAAAATAAGCTTTACACCAGAAAGCCATAGTGATGGTTTAGCTACTTATTTTAGAGAAAATTTGAAACAATTTTTGAAGAGATGGGCAAAGGATAATCCTAAATCAAATGGAGAGTCATACAATATTTATAAAGACGGATTAAAAGTATATGTTACTATCGATTCTCGAATGCAAAAATATGCAGAAGAAGCTTTAACAACACACATGGCAAATTTGCAATCTTTTTTTAATAAAGAGCAAAAGAATAATAAAACAGCTCCTTTTTATGATTTGGAAAAGTCTGAAATAGCTAGTACGATACGAAGAGCTAAGCAAAACTCTAATCGTTATAAAAGAATGAAAGCTGCAGGTAAATCTGAAAAAGAAATAGACAAGGCTTTTAAAACAGAAACAGATATGCGAGTTTTTTCTTGGAAAGGAGATCGTGATACTGTAATGACTCCGTACGATTCAATACGTTATTATAAATATTTTTTGCGTTCTGGTTTAGTATCTATTGAACCACAAACTGGACATATAAAAGCATGGGTTGGAGGGATTAACAATAAATACTTTAAGTATGATGCTGTTCAGCAACAAAAGCGTCAGGTAGGTTCAACCTTTAAGCCTTTTGTATATGCTACAGCTATTAATCAATTAAAAATGTCACCTTGTGATAAGTTGCCAAATACGCCTTATACAATTCCAAAAGAAAAATATGGAATGCCAAAAGATTGGACACCAAAGAACTCAAATGATAAGTACGGTGGTGAATTAACCTTAAGAGACGCATTAGCGCAATCTACCAATGTTGTTACTGCTCAGTTAATAGATAAGGTATCACCAATAAATGTAGCTCGTTTAGCAGCTTCTGCAGGGATTAAATCAAAAATAGAAGCAAATCCCTCAATAGCATTAGGGGCCATTGATTTATCATTAATTGAAATGGTAAGTGCGTATTCAACCTTTGCAAATAAAGGATTACGTGTTAGTCCTATGATGATTACTCGTATAGAAGATAAAAATGGGACAGTTTTACAAGAGTTTGTTCCTGAAACTAAAGAGGTTTTAAGTGAAGAATCTGCATATGTAATTTTAGATTTGATGAAAGGTGTTACCTTATCAGGTTCAGGTGCTAGACTTCGTTCAGCATGGACAAGAAGAAAAGAAGCAACTACAGGTTTTCCATATAAATTTACAAATCCTATTGCTGGAAAAACAGGAACTACTCAAAATCAATCTGATGGATGGTTTATGGGGATTGTTCCAAATTTAGCAACTGGAGTTTGGACTGGTGGAGAAGATAGAGCAACACATTTTTATGGTATTGGTTTAGGTCAAGGTGCAACAATGTCATTACCAACTTGGGGGTTGTTTATGAAAAAGTGTTATGAAGATAAAACACTAAATATAAGTAAAGAAGATTTTGAAAAACCTCCAGGAGAATTAACAATTAATATTAATTGTGAAAAAGAACCAGAAGTAAAAGAAGGAGAAGAAAAGAAAGAGGAAAAAAAGGAAGAAGAGGATACAGATTTTTAA
- a CDS encoding CoA transferase subunit A, translating to MINKEVNNVQEAVDGVSDGMTLMLGGFGLCGIPENAIAELVRLGVKEVTCISNNAGVDDFGLGLLLQNRQIKKMISSYVGENDEFERQMLSGELEVELTPQGTLAEKCRAAQAGFPAFYTPAGYGTEVAEGKETREFDGKMYVLEPAFKAEYAFVKAWKGDAAGNLVFKGTSRNFNPNMCGAAKITVAEVEELVPVGELDPNQIHIPGIFVQRIFQGEKYEKRIEQRTVRQRN from the coding sequence ATGATTAATAAAGAAGTAAATAATGTGCAAGAAGCTGTTGATGGTGTAAGCGATGGAATGACATTAATGCTAGGAGGATTTGGATTATGTGGAATTCCGGAAAATGCTATAGCTGAACTTGTACGATTAGGAGTTAAAGAAGTAACCTGTATTTCTAATAATGCTGGTGTTGATGATTTTGGATTAGGATTATTATTACAAAATCGTCAAATAAAAAAAATGATTTCATCGTATGTTGGAGAAAATGATGAGTTTGAACGTCAAATGTTATCAGGTGAATTAGAAGTAGAATTGACTCCTCAAGGAACTTTAGCGGAAAAATGTAGAGCTGCACAAGCAGGATTTCCAGCATTTTATACACCTGCTGGTTATGGTACTGAAGTAGCAGAAGGAAAAGAAACGCGTGAGTTTGATGGGAAAATGTATGTGTTAGAACCAGCCTTTAAAGCAGAATATGCTTTTGTAAAAGCATGGAAAGGAGACGCAGCAGGAAATTTAGTGTTTAAGGGTACTTCAAGAAACTTTAACCCGAATATGTGTGGTGCAGCAAAGATTACTGTTGCTGAGGTAGAGGAATTAGTTCCAGTTGGTGAGTTAGATCCAAATCAAATTCATATACCTGGAATTTTTGTACAACGTATTTTTCAAGGAGAAAAATATGAAAAGAGAATTGAACAACGCACAGTAAGACAAAGAAACTAA
- a CDS encoding 3-oxoacid CoA-transferase subunit B — translation MALDKNGIAKRIAKEVKNGYYVNLGIGIPTLVANFVREDIEVEFQSENGVLGMGPFPFEGEEDADIINAGKQTITTMPGASFFDSATSFSMIRGKHVHLTILGAMEVAENGDIANWKIPGKMVKGMGGAMDLVASADNIIVAMMHTNKRGESKILKKCSLPLTGVGCVTKVVTNLAVLEVKDNTFHLLERAPGVSVEEIQNATEGTLVINGDVPEMEI, via the coding sequence ATGGCTTTAGATAAAAACGGAATAGCAAAACGTATTGCAAAAGAGGTTAAAAACGGATATTACGTAAACTTAGGTATTGGAATACCTACATTAGTTGCCAATTTTGTTAGAGAGGATATAGAAGTAGAATTTCAAAGTGAAAATGGAGTACTAGGTATGGGGCCTTTTCCATTTGAAGGAGAAGAAGATGCTGATATTATTAATGCAGGAAAACAAACAATAACTACTATGCCTGGTGCAAGTTTTTTTGATTCAGCAACAAGTTTTTCAATGATTCGAGGAAAACATGTACATCTTACTATCTTAGGAGCAATGGAAGTAGCTGAGAATGGAGATATTGCCAATTGGAAAATACCTGGGAAAATGGTAAAAGGAATGGGAGGAGCAATGGATTTAGTAGCAAGCGCAGATAATATTATTGTAGCAATGATGCATACTAATAAGCGAGGAGAATCTAAAATCTTAAAAAAATGTTCTTTACCGTTAACTGGAGTTGGTTGTGTTACAAAGGTAGTAACGAACTTAGCAGTTTTAGAAGTAAAAGATAATACATTCCATTTGTTAGAAAGAGCTCCTGGAGTTAGTGTAGAAGAAATCCAAAATGCTACTGAAGGAACATTAGTAATTAATGGAGATGTTCCAGAAATGGAAATTTAA
- a CDS encoding exodeoxyribonuclease III translates to MKIISYNVNGIRAALKKGFLEWLQQAKPDVICIQETKAHKEQLDVTEFENAGYPYHYWFSAEKKGYSSVAVFCKKEPKHVEYGTGIETMDFEGRNLRVDYDDVSIMSMYLPSGTNSARLDYKFNYMDEILEYATELRKSIPNLIICGDYNICHEAIDIHNPKMKGVSGFLPEEREWLGKFIDSGFIDSFRFMNPERQEYSWWSYRANSRANNKGWRLDYAMVTEPLKEKITRAYILPEAKHSDHCPIVVELDM, encoded by the coding sequence ATGAAAATAATCTCATATAACGTAAACGGAATAAGAGCAGCTTTAAAAAAAGGATTTTTAGAATGGTTACAGCAAGCAAAACCAGATGTAATTTGCATTCAAGAAACTAAAGCACATAAAGAACAATTAGATGTAACCGAATTTGAAAATGCTGGTTATCCATATCATTATTGGTTTTCAGCAGAAAAAAAAGGCTATTCTTCTGTGGCAGTTTTTTGTAAAAAAGAACCTAAACACGTAGAATATGGAACAGGAATTGAAACAATGGATTTTGAAGGTAGAAATCTTAGGGTAGATTATGATGATGTTTCTATTATGAGTATGTATTTACCGTCTGGAACTAATAGCGCTCGTTTAGACTATAAGTTTAATTACATGGATGAGATTTTAGAATATGCTACAGAGTTAAGAAAATCAATTCCTAACTTAATTATTTGTGGTGATTATAATATTTGTCATGAAGCTATAGACATTCATAACCCAAAAATGAAAGGAGTTTCAGGATTTTTACCAGAAGAAAGAGAGTGGCTAGGTAAGTTTATAGACAGTGGTTTTATTGATAGTTTTCGTTTTATGAATCCGGAACGACAAGAATATTCTTGGTGGAGTTATAGAGCAAACTCTAGAGCTAATAACAAAGGTTGGCGATTAGATTATGCTATGGTAACTGAACCTTTAAAGGAAAAAATAACAAGGGCTTATATTTTACCCGAAGCAAAACATTCTGATCACTGTCCTATCGTGGTAGAATTAGATATGTAA
- a CDS encoding lytic transglycosylase domain-containing protein has product MKMLLKLLLVFTGSVIAQQPIDSIYIPVDSVEIAVDSIFRAKDTTQNRQIDTLFSDADLKKIDSLLVEEKFNSSLFDSIQYVINDKDIIGNSTKILSTELLKKRLVDLNANTPFNLAYNPSLDKVINSYLKYRKKYYPALMAKAKYYFPMFEQYLDQYDVPLEMKYLAIVESALRPNARSYVGATGLWQFMYGTGKQFDLKISSYVDERQDPVKATVAACKYLSQLYKIFGDWDLALAAYNSGPGNVSKAIKRSGGYKNYWNIRPFLPRETAGYVPAFYATMYIFEYAEKHDLYPEAPKIFHFETDTIHVKRTISFDQISEKTGIDVDLISFLNPAYKLDIIPFIENRSYAVRIPRKEMITFLEKEKEIYALADEDDSKREKPLPKYFEMDKRIRYKVRSGDYLGKIASKFGVRVKDIKRWNGMRSHRLKIGQRLSIYPKKLAIPKKVSKKQNKLPKGKHEVYIVKEGDSLWTIAKKYPKISVEQIKKWNNIWSIKNLKPGMKLKIFKS; this is encoded by the coding sequence ATGAAAATGTTACTTAAACTACTATTAGTTTTTACAGGATCAGTTATTGCGCAACAACCTATTGATAGTATTTATATTCCTGTTGATAGTGTTGAAATAGCTGTTGATTCTATTTTTAGAGCAAAAGATACCACCCAAAACAGACAAATAGATACCCTTTTTTCTGATGCTGATTTAAAAAAAATTGATAGTTTATTAGTAGAAGAAAAATTTAATTCTTCATTATTTGATAGTATCCAATATGTAATAAACGATAAAGATATTATTGGGAATTCAACTAAAATTTTATCAACGGAACTACTTAAAAAGCGATTGGTTGATTTAAATGCGAATACTCCATTTAATTTAGCATATAACCCGTCATTAGACAAGGTTATAAATAGTTATTTAAAGTATAGAAAAAAATACTATCCTGCTTTAATGGCTAAAGCAAAGTATTACTTTCCCATGTTTGAACAATACCTTGATCAGTATGATGTTCCGTTAGAAATGAAATATTTAGCAATAGTTGAATCTGCTCTTCGTCCTAATGCTCGTTCTTATGTTGGAGCAACTGGTTTATGGCAGTTTATGTATGGAACAGGAAAACAATTTGATTTAAAAATAAGTTCATATGTTGATGAGCGACAAGATCCTGTAAAGGCAACTGTTGCGGCATGTAAGTATTTAAGTCAGTTATATAAAATTTTTGGTGATTGGGATTTAGCGTTAGCTGCATATAATTCAGGGCCAGGAAATGTTTCAAAAGCAATAAAACGATCAGGAGGGTATAAAAATTATTGGAATATTAGACCTTTTTTGCCAAGGGAAACTGCGGGGTATGTTCCTGCTTTTTATGCTACAATGTATATTTTTGAATATGCTGAGAAGCATGATTTATATCCAGAAGCTCCCAAAATTTTTCATTTTGAAACTGATACTATTCATGTAAAAAGAACAATAAGTTTTGATCAAATTTCTGAAAAAACAGGTATTGATGTTGATTTAATTTCTTTTTTAAATCCTGCATATAAATTAGATATAATACCATTTATAGAAAATAGAAGTTATGCTGTTCGTATTCCACGCAAAGAAATGATAACTTTTTTAGAAAAAGAAAAGGAAATTTATGCATTGGCAGATGAAGATGATAGCAAAAGAGAAAAACCTTTACCGAAGTATTTTGAAATGGATAAGCGTATACGTTATAAAGTACGTAGTGGTGATTATTTAGGTAAAATAGCAAGTAAGTTTGGTGTACGTGTAAAAGATATAAAACGATGGAACGGTATGCGTTCTCATCGTTTAAAAATAGGGCAGCGTTTAAGTATTTATCCTAAAAAATTAGCGATACCTAAAAAGGTTTCAAAAAAACAAAATAAACTTCCAAAAGGGAAACATGAAGTGTATATTGTAAAAGAAGGAGATTCATTATGGACTATTGCAAAAAAATATCCAAAAATTTCTGTCGAACAAATTAAAAAATGGAATAATATTTGGAGTATAAAAAATCTTAAACCAGGTATGAAGCTAAAAATATTTAAAAGCTAA
- a CDS encoding DUF4837 family protein produces the protein MKKIMSFLIAALLLISCEKGTKSSVTLPTSIGNTNKILVVAKGNEWAGKIGDEIRTVFGEHQVGLPQPETLLSVSQIDPTGFKSFMRNGKAILFIKKGQKESVTVEKNKYAAPQVIVYATAKNEEGIVNLINKRGKEIIKIFQKEDIKFIQNIFKKERLDETKFKTTQNLGISIDIPKRFKLVDDTGDFLWLRQHLKSGIARGDGTNNVLIYSVPLINEGSVADNITEVRDSIGKKYIPGSKEGMYMITEQAYTPFTYKAEIDGKKAYETRGKWEVKNDFMAGPFLNYTVVDKKNNRLIVFEGFTYAPSVNKRNFLFELEAIAKSMKIK, from the coding sequence ATGAAAAAAATAATGTCATTTTTAATAGCCGCACTTTTGTTAATTTCTTGCGAAAAAGGAACAAAATCTAGTGTGACATTACCAACATCAATAGGAAACACTAATAAAATTTTAGTTGTTGCTAAGGGTAATGAATGGGCAGGTAAAATAGGAGACGAAATACGGACTGTTTTTGGTGAACACCAGGTTGGATTACCACAACCAGAAACGTTACTTTCTGTGAGTCAAATAGATCCTACAGGCTTTAAATCATTTATGAGAAACGGAAAAGCAATCCTTTTTATAAAAAAGGGGCAAAAGGAAAGTGTTACTGTTGAAAAAAACAAATATGCAGCTCCTCAAGTAATTGTTTATGCTACAGCAAAAAATGAAGAAGGAATTGTAAATTTAATAAACAAAAGAGGTAAAGAAATAATTAAAATATTTCAAAAGGAGGATATTAAATTTATTCAAAATATTTTTAAAAAAGAACGTCTTGATGAAACTAAATTTAAAACAACGCAAAATTTAGGTATTTCAATTGATATTCCGAAAAGATTTAAATTGGTAGACGATACTGGAGATTTTTTATGGTTACGTCAGCATTTAAAAAGTGGAATTGCAAGAGGTGATGGAACAAATAATGTTTTAATTTATAGTGTTCCGTTAATTAATGAAGGAAGTGTTGCTGATAATATCACAGAAGTTAGAGATTCTATTGGGAAAAAATATATTCCAGGAAGTAAAGAAGGAATGTATATGATTACTGAACAAGCATACACACCTTTTACTTACAAAGCAGAAATTGATGGAAAAAAGGCATATGAAACTAGAGGGAAATGGGAAGTTAAAAACGATTTCATGGCTGGTCCTTTTTTAAATTATACAGTAGTTGATAAAAAAAATAATAGATTAATAGTTTTTGAAGGGTTTACTTATGCTCCTTCAGTAAATAAAAGAAATTTTCTATTTGAATTAGAGGCGATTGCAAAGTCAATGAAAATAAAATAG
- a CDS encoding DUF1761 domain-containing protein has translation MEINYLAILGAAFIPMVIGFLWYGPMLFQKAWMKEMNFTLKDLEGGNMLLIFGVSFVFSIMLAFAIQFLVIHQLGVFSTLAGEPGFMEKTGGGFAYYEEFMSNFGDRFRTFKHGVLHGVISGLFIALPIIGTKALFERKSFKYIAINVGYWTITLALMGGIICEWA, from the coding sequence ATGGAAATAAATTATTTAGCAATTTTAGGTGCAGCTTTTATCCCTATGGTTATAGGCTTTCTTTGGTACGGACCAATGCTCTTTCAAAAGGCATGGATGAAAGAAATGAATTTTACTTTAAAAGATTTAGAAGGAGGCAATATGCTTTTGATATTTGGAGTAAGTTTTGTGTTTAGTATTATGCTTGCTTTTGCAATACAATTCTTGGTTATTCATCAATTAGGTGTATTTTCAACATTAGCAGGTGAACCTGGTTTTATGGAAAAGACTGGAGGAGGTTTTGCTTATTATGAAGAATTTATGAGTAATTTTGGAGATCGTTTTAGAACTTTTAAACATGGTGTGTTGCATGGAGTTATAAGCGGTTTGTTTATTGCTTTGCCTATTATAGGTACAAAAGCATTGTTTGAAAGAAAATCATTTAAATACATAGCTATAAATGTTGGTTATTGGACTATAACGTTAGCGTTAATGGGTGGAATAATTTGTGAATGGGCATAA
- a CDS encoding Crp/Fnr family transcriptional regulator — protein sequence MDKEKIINIINEKYAPLNDECKLKFARNSKVLTLKKGDVLVKEGQNSDKAFFIVKGSARAYYLKDGKDITDWFAFENDFICAINSFFQKIPSPHYIEVLEETLLLETSRDNIMKLSNEYHAFEKLTNKVATKTMLKLQARIVSMQFQSAEQKYQNILLAYPQITQRVPLTHIASFIGITHETLSRIRKLHSRI from the coding sequence ATGGATAAGGAAAAAATTATAAACATTATAAACGAGAAATATGCTCCTTTGAATGATGAATGCAAATTAAAATTTGCAAGAAATTCTAAGGTATTAACTTTAAAAAAAGGAGATGTCTTAGTAAAAGAAGGACAAAATTCAGATAAAGCATTCTTTATAGTAAAAGGAAGTGCAAGAGCATATTATTTAAAAGATGGAAAAGACATTACAGATTGGTTTGCTTTTGAAAATGATTTTATATGTGCTATTAATAGTTTTTTTCAAAAAATACCAAGTCCACACTATATAGAAGTTTTAGAAGAAACGCTACTGCTTGAAACTTCAAGAGATAATATAATGAAATTATCAAATGAGTATCATGCTTTTGAAAAATTAACTAATAAAGTAGCCACAAAAACAATGTTAAAACTTCAGGCTAGAATTGTATCTATGCAATTTCAATCAGCCGAACAAAAATATCAAAATATTCTATTAGCCTATCCACAAATTACCCAAAGAGTGCCTTTAACACATATAGCATCATTTATTGGAATTACTCATGAAACATTAAGTAGAATTAGAAAGTTGCATAGCCGAATTTGA
- a CDS encoding DUF5687 family protein — MITRFLNLEWKQYFRSSYWQRSIGIKILLGFFALYFVIMFLFLGVGIFPALKKMFPDKDPFIIVNGFLFFWIMGDLIARFFLQKLPVMTIKPLLTLPVKKNKIINYVLGKSAASFFNFLPLFAIIPFGVVLLTKGYDTVQISIWMTTMIIVVLIINFLNFVIENASAKSDLSFLPLIVIASGLFALDYFNIVSFSNLVSKGILGISNNPILISIPLLLLVGLYYANYLILKSNLFLDSAVQNKVEEAKTSDYTWTERFGDIAPFMQLDLKLIMRNKRTKSTLWMLIIGLLYGLFFYPQPQYADKEFFFAFIGIFTTGIFLINFGQFIPAWDSGYYKMIMSQNFKYERYLKSKFMLMSMSVIILFLLGIPYVYFGWKILLAHFAAAIYNIGVNTHVIMYGGTFNRKKINLDEKAAFNYQGTGAVQWIIGIPLMLIPMGIFGLVSWLVNFEIAIISLIFLGLLGIVFHQKIMKAITRKYIANKYAMIHAFDQEN, encoded by the coding sequence ATGATTACACGCTTTTTAAATTTAGAATGGAAACAATATTTTCGTTCATCATATTGGCAAAGGAGTATTGGAATTAAAATTTTATTAGGTTTTTTTGCTTTATATTTTGTTATAATGTTTCTGTTCTTAGGGGTAGGGATATTTCCTGCATTAAAAAAAATGTTCCCTGATAAGGATCCTTTTATAATAGTTAACGGATTTCTGTTTTTTTGGATTATGGGTGATTTAATTGCTCGTTTTTTTCTTCAAAAACTACCAGTTATGACAATAAAACCACTGCTAACTTTACCTGTGAAAAAGAATAAAATTATTAATTACGTTTTAGGTAAGTCTGCTGCGTCATTTTTTAATTTTTTACCACTATTTGCAATTATTCCTTTTGGTGTTGTTTTATTAACAAAAGGATATGATACAGTTCAAATTTCTATATGGATGACAACTATGATAATAGTGGTTCTAATCATTAATTTTTTGAATTTTGTAATAGAAAATGCAAGTGCTAAAAGTGATTTGTCTTTTTTACCGTTGATAGTTATTGCTTCAGGACTATTTGCTTTAGATTATTTTAATATAGTTTCTTTCTCTAACTTGGTTTCAAAAGGAATTTTAGGAATATCAAACAATCCAATTTTAATTTCTATACCTCTTTTACTGTTGGTTGGTTTATACTATGCAAATTATTTAATTTTAAAAAGTAATTTGTTTCTAGATTCTGCGGTACAAAATAAAGTAGAAGAAGCTAAAACTTCAGATTATACTTGGACAGAGCGTTTTGGAGATATTGCTCCTTTTATGCAATTAGACTTAAAACTAATTATGCGTAATAAAAGAACAAAATCTACTCTTTGGATGTTAATAATTGGGCTTTTGTACGGGTTGTTTTTTTATCCTCAACCACAATATGCAGATAAAGAATTTTTCTTTGCATTTATAGGAATATTTACAACAGGTATTTTTTTAATAAACTTTGGGCAATTTATTCCGGCTTGGGATAGTGGATATTATAAAATGATTATGAGTCAAAATTTTAAATATGAACGATATTTAAAATCTAAGTTTATGTTAATGAGTATGAGTGTAATTATTCTTTTTTTATTAGGAATACCTTATGTTTATTTTGGATGGAAAATTTTATTAGCTCATTTTGCAGCTGCCATTTATAATATTGGAGTTAATACACATGTAATTATGTATGGAGGTACATTTAATCGTAAGAAAATTAATTTAGACGAAAAAGCTGCATTTAATTATCAAGGAACTGGAGCAGTTCAATGGATAATAGGTATTCCATTAATGCTTATTCCAATGGGGATATTTGGTCTTGTAAGTTGGTTGGTAAATTTTGAAATAGCTATAATCTCATTAATTTTTTTAGGGCTTTTAGGTATTGTATTTCACCAAAAAATTATGAAAGCTATTACTAGAAAATACATAGCTAATAAGTACGCTATGATACACGCATTTGATCAAGAAAACTAA
- a CDS encoding ABC transporter ATP-binding protein, with amino-acid sequence MIQVTKLTKKYGNAQVLSIEELQIPTGQSFGLVGNNGAGKTTYFNILLDLIRPTTGEISNNNVLVNKSEDWKTFTGSFIDESFLIGYLTPQEYFEFVGDLRGMNKADVKSYLSQFEDFFNDEILGKKKYLRDLSKGNQKKVGIIAAMMGNPQVVVLDEPFANLDPTTQIRLKTIIKKLTENKEVTVLISSHDLSHVTEVCERIVVLDKGNVVKDLNTSTETLKELESYFSA; translated from the coding sequence ATGATACAAGTAACAAAACTTACTAAAAAATACGGGAACGCTCAAGTTTTAAGTATAGAAGAATTACAAATTCCAACAGGACAATCATTTGGTTTAGTTGGTAACAATGGAGCAGGTAAAACAACATATTTTAACATACTTTTAGATTTAATTCGACCAACAACGGGTGAAATATCTAATAATAATGTGTTAGTTAATAAAAGTGAAGATTGGAAAACATTTACAGGTTCATTTATAGATGAAAGTTTTTTAATAGGGTATTTAACACCTCAAGAATATTTTGAATTTGTTGGCGATTTAAGAGGAATGAATAAAGCAGATGTTAAAAGCTATTTAAGTCAATTTGAAGACTTTTTTAATGATGAAATTTTAGGAAAGAAAAAGTACTTAAGAGATTTAAGTAAAGGGAATCAGAAAAAAGTTGGAATTATAGCAGCAATGATGGGGAACCCACAAGTAGTTGTTTTAGATGAGCCTTTTGCTAATTTAGATCCAACGACACAGATTAGATTAAAAACAATCATTAAAAAACTTACTGAGAACAAAGAAGTTACAGTGTTGATATCTAGTCATGATTTAAGTCACGTAACAGAAGTTTGTGAGCGAATAGTTGTACTAGATAAAGGAAATGTTGTAAAAGATTTAAATACATCAACAGAAACTTTGAAAGAATTGGAGAGCTATTTTTCAGCATAA